The region CTGCGGGATCATCAGCCGCGCGTTTTCCACGTCGTCACGCGCCACGCTGGCAAAGGCCACCGCCGCCATCTGGCGGGTAAAATCGGTCGCGCCCGTACTGCGGGCAAAGGTCAGCACACTGTTCGGATCGTTAGCCAGCGAGATAACCGCGGTGGAGATTGTCTGGTAATCGGACGGCATCTGCCCCGCCAGCGTGGTCACCAGACGCGTGTTACCGGCTTTCATCGCCAGACGGATGCGCTCAAGGTAGGACAGCGGATCCTGTTTACCGGAAGCACGCCATGCGCCAAACAGGGAATCACAGGCGTTCGGCTGGTTTTTCCCGGTCAGCCAGAGCTCTTTCGCCCCGGCCCAGGCCTCTTCCTGCTGGCCGGTCGCCCATTTCGCGTAGTAGTAGTTACACTGGGCTTCGGTGGCGTTCGGCTTTTCAGGACTAAACGCCAGCAGTCCACGCCAGTCTTCGCGACGCGCCAGCTCATTCACAAAACGAGACTGGAGATTTCGGGCTGGCGGCAGGGTCGGGTTCGCCTGAATGAAGTTATTCACGGTGACGGTAGGCTGGTTCATCAGATCGTCAGTAATCTGGCGATACTCCAGATACGGATACAGCGGATAATCCTTTAGCGTCGGCATCAGCGCCTGCACGGTATCCATCTGCTTGTTGTCCCACGCCTGTTTAATCTGGGCGTAGCGGTTACGTTGTTCATCCAGTGAATCGGCATGCACCGACTGGCTTACCGCCATTACGCATACGCTGGCAGCCAGCAGACGCCAGACCACCCGTTTGGCTTTTTCCACAAGCTCTTCCTCATTGTTTTTTCGTCAATTGCAGCGTCTTGCCACGTCAAAGTCTAATTAACTTATGCTAACCAGGCATCCTTCAACGCGCCACGTCATGGACACTTTTTTACCTTTCTTGCGCGTTTTAACACTCCCGACGTTCCTGGCTGGGATTAGGCCGTGAAAAAGGCTACACTTCGAGGCTGAAATTCCTTCTCATTACGATAAAAGAGGCGAAGTCCAACGTGGCTCAATTCGTTTATACCATGCATCGTGTCGGCAAAGTTGTCCCGCCGAAACGTCATATTCTTAAAAATATCTCGCTGAGCTTCTTCCCGGGCGCAAAAATCGGTGTTCTGGGTCTCAACGGTGCCGGTAAGTCCACCCTGCTGCGCATCATGGCCGGCATTGATACAGACATCGAAGGTGAAGCCCGTCCGCAGCCTGGCATCAAGATCGGCTACCTGCCGCAGGAACCTCAGCTGAATCCGGAACACACCGTGCGTGAGTCCGTTGAAGAAGCGGTTTCCGAAGTGGTTAACGCCCTGAAAGGTCTGGATGAAGTGTATGCCAAATACGCCGAGCCGGATGCGGACTTCGACAAGCTGGCCGCGCAGCAGGGCAAGTATGAAGAGATTATCCAGGCGCACGACGGTCACAACCTGAACGTGCAGCTGGAGCGCGCGGCTGATGCCCTGCGTCTGCCGGACTGGGATGCGAAAATCGCGAACCTCTCCGGTGGTGAACGCCGCCGCGTGGCGCTGTGCCGCCTGCTGCTGGAAAAACCAGACATGCTGCTGCTCGACGAACCGACCAACCACCTGGATGCGGAATCCGTGGCGTGGCTGGAGCGCTTCCTGCACGACTTCGAAGGCACCGTTGTGGCGATCACCCACGACCGTTACTTCCTCGATAACGTCGCCGGCTGGATCCTGGAGCTGGACCGCGGCGAAGGTATTCCGTGGGAAGGCAACTACTCCTCCTGGCTGGAGCAGAAAGATCAGCGTCTGGCGCAGGAAGCGTCTCAGGAAGCGGCGCGTCGTAAGTCTATCGAGAAAGAGCTGGAGTGGGTGCGTCAGGGCGCGAAAGGCCGTCAGTCTAAGGGCAAAGCCCGTCTGGCACGCTTCGAAGAGCTGAACAACACCGAATACCAGAAACGTAACGAAACCAACGAACTGTTTATTCCACCTGGAGCACGTCTGGGGGATAAAGTGGTTGAAGTCAGCAACCTGCGTAAGTCTTACGGCGACCGCCTGCTGATCGACGACCTGAGCTTCTCCGTACCGAAAGGCGCTATCGTCGGCATCATTGGTCCGAACGGCGCGGGTAAATCAACCCTGTTCCGCATGATGTCCGGTCAGGAACAGCCTGATAGCGGCTCAATCACCCTGGGTGAAACCGTGAAGCTGGCCTCCGTTGACCAGTTCCGTGACGCGATGGATAACAGCAAAACCGTGTGGGAAGAAGTCTCCGGCGGTCTGGATATCATGCGTATCGGCAACACCGAGATGCCAAGCCGCGCCTACGTTGGTCGCTTTAACTTTAAAGGCACCGATCAGGGCAAACGCGTGGGCGAGCTGTCCGGCGGTGAGCGCGGTCGTCTGCACCTGGCGAAGCTGCTGCAGGTGGGCGGTAACGTTCTGCTGCTCGATGAACCAACCAACGACCTGGATATCGAAACCCTGCGCGCGCTGGAAAACGCCCTGCTGGAGTTCCCGGGCTGCGCGATGGTTATCTCGCACGACCGCTGGTTCCTGGACCGTATCGCGACCCACATCCTGGACTACCAGGACGAAGGTAAAGTGGAGTTCTTCGAAGGTAACTTCACCGAATACGAAGAGTACAAGAAACGCACGCTGGGCGCCGACGCGCTGGAGCCGAAGCGTATTAAGTACAAGCGTATTGCGAAATAAAAGCAAAACGGCAACTTCGGTTGCCGTTTTTTATGTTTGTACCCTCTCCCCGTGGGAGAGGGCCAGGGTGAGGGCATCAGGCCGCACAAAATCACCCACCCACGTAATACCGCTTCACCTCATCAAACTGCATTGCAAAGTCGATATAGCTCATCAGCGCGGGTGAGTTGAGCTTACGGCTCGGATAGGCCAGCCACAGGTCGTTTCCTTCAACGTTCCACTCCGGCAGTACCTGCACCAGCGCCCCTTTCTCGACCTTATCTTCCAGCAAAAAAGCCGGAAGGAGCGTAATCCCCGCACCGGCAATCGCACATTCGCGGGCGTATACCAGGTTATCGGTCATGTGCGCGTTATCCGGCAGGTAGCGGTAATCCTCGCTCTCGCTTCGCAGAAGCCACTCTGACCACGCCCGATGCGTAATGCTGCGGTGCTCCACCAGCTGACGGGGATGCGTCAGCGGCGCCCGGCGCGCCAGATAGTCCGGCGAAGCCAGCATGTAGCGCGGGCAGTGCCCGATCATGCGGCCAATCAGGGAGGAGTCCTGCGGCTTGCCGGTACGCAGCGCCACGTCAAACCCGGCCTCGACCAGGTCCACCACGTCATCAGAGATCGACACGTCCAGCGAAACCTCAGGATAGCGAAGCTGGAACTCGGCATTCATATGTGCCAGCAGCGTCGCCCCAATCCCAGCCGGACAGGTGATGCGCAGCCGCCCGCTCGGGTTTTCGCGCAGGCGCTGAATGGCGTACTCCGCCCGCTCGCTGGCCGCCAGCATTTCGCGGCAGTGCACCAGATAGTGCTCGCCCGCAAACGTGAGGCTGATCCTGCGCGTGGTGCGGTTGAGCAGGCGGATACCCACCTGCTGCTCCAGCTGGCTAATTCGCTGGCTGACGCTGGATTTCGGCAGTTCCGCTTTCTGCGCCGCCGCGGTAAAGCTGCCCATCTCCGCCACCAGCGCGAACAGCGCCATATCCTGCAGCTGCTTAAACATGATTGTTCATCCTGTACGAACGCTGAGTTCTTGATTGTCCATCTTATCATGCAGCTGGCCACTTAATAGACTAGCCTCAACAAAACGCATGCCATTGAGGAGCACACCATGTCAGTGAAAGCCATTGCCGTTAACCCTGAAAATCCCTCTACCTTCATTGAAATCACCCCGCCGATGCCGCAGCCCGGCGAGCACGATCTGCTGGTGGAGGTGAAGGCCGTCTCCGTTAACCCGGTCGATACCAAAGTCCACGCGGGCATTGCCAGGAACGGGCTGAACGCGCCGCGCATTCTCGGGTGGGATGCCAGCGGGATCGTCAAAGCCGTTGGGACGGGCGTGACCGGATTCAAGCCGGGAGATGAAGTGTGGTACGCGGGCGACATCACCCGTCCGGGCAGCAACACCACACACCAGCTGATCGATGCGCGCATTGTCGGGCATAAACCGGCAAGCCTCGGCTGGGCGGCTGCCGCTGCGCTACCGTTGACCGCACTCACCGCGTGGGAAGGCCTCTTTGAACGGCTGAACATT is a window of Enterobacter pseudoroggenkampii DNA encoding:
- the ettA gene encoding energy-dependent translational throttle protein EttA; this encodes MAQFVYTMHRVGKVVPPKRHILKNISLSFFPGAKIGVLGLNGAGKSTLLRIMAGIDTDIEGEARPQPGIKIGYLPQEPQLNPEHTVRESVEEAVSEVVNALKGLDEVYAKYAEPDADFDKLAAQQGKYEEIIQAHDGHNLNVQLERAADALRLPDWDAKIANLSGGERRRVALCRLLLEKPDMLLLDEPTNHLDAESVAWLERFLHDFEGTVVAITHDRYFLDNVAGWILELDRGEGIPWEGNYSSWLEQKDQRLAQEASQEAARRKSIEKELEWVRQGAKGRQSKGKARLARFEELNNTEYQKRNETNELFIPPGARLGDKVVEVSNLRKSYGDRLLIDDLSFSVPKGAIVGIIGPNGAGKSTLFRMMSGQEQPDSGSITLGETVKLASVDQFRDAMDNSKTVWEEVSGGLDIMRIGNTEMPSRAYVGRFNFKGTDQGKRVGELSGGERGRLHLAKLLQVGGNVLLLDEPTNDLDIETLRALENALLEFPGCAMVISHDRWFLDRIATHILDYQDEGKVEFFEGNFTEYEEYKKRTLGADALEPKRIKYKRIAK
- a CDS encoding LysR family transcriptional regulator translates to MFKQLQDMALFALVAEMGSFTAAAQKAELPKSSVSQRISQLEQQVGIRLLNRTTRRISLTFAGEHYLVHCREMLAASERAEYAIQRLRENPSGRLRITCPAGIGATLLAHMNAEFQLRYPEVSLDVSISDDVVDLVEAGFDVALRTGKPQDSSLIGRMIGHCPRYMLASPDYLARRAPLTHPRQLVEHRSITHRAWSEWLLRSESEDYRYLPDNAHMTDNLVYARECAIAGAGITLLPAFLLEDKVEKGALVQVLPEWNVEGNDLWLAYPSRKLNSPALMSYIDFAMQFDEVKRYYVGG